A region from the uncultured Bacteroides sp. genome encodes:
- a CDS encoding SusD/RagB family nutrient-binding outer membrane lipoprotein produces MKKNIQYIIGSLLVGLFIFTACTDSFESYNTNEAGFDNDKKKEDFNYYGVSLGIVQQGIYFNYDWGSGKNWPFQVMQNLGADMFSGYVHDFNPFNDGHNNSTYNMMDGWNGSFWDYTYGYIMPEVQKSEKINMEENAGFYGITEILKVELMHRVSDLYGPIIYTQFGSKTGSMPDTQEEAYTAFFKDLDTGIAKIKENMTANPEVESFAKFDILMPSGKRTYAEWIKFANSLRLRLAIRIAMVNPGLAKTEAQKALSDDGGLLEANDDIVAVATASGYGNPFGEINKSWSEVYMNANMESVMGGYEDPRLEKYFDKAAGADAESQIIYKGTYKGIRQGTGFNHKNYIGHSRSTVSQTTDPVLMSAAEVWFLRAEAALRSWSAESVQSCYEQGIRASFTQWAAKDVDAYLENTKSPKNYIDAFKVENNCDAVNTTTPKWNANATNEEKLAKIITQKWIACYPEGCEGWAEQRRTGYPKLFPVLVNDSKVIDTAKGPRRLNFSVGIKTANPEQYAALVKALGGNDDCATDLWWDKGVNF; encoded by the coding sequence ATGAAAAAAAATATTCAATATATTATCGGCTCGCTTTTAGTCGGATTATTCATCTTCACAGCATGCACGGATTCATTCGAATCTTATAATACCAACGAAGCCGGATTTGACAATGATAAGAAAAAAGAAGACTTCAATTACTACGGGGTTTCACTAGGTATCGTTCAGCAAGGTATCTATTTCAACTACGATTGGGGGAGTGGAAAAAACTGGCCTTTCCAGGTTATGCAAAATCTGGGAGCCGATATGTTCTCGGGATATGTGCACGACTTCAATCCTTTTAATGACGGACATAATAACAGCACGTATAACATGATGGACGGTTGGAATGGCTCCTTTTGGGACTATACCTATGGATATATCATGCCTGAAGTTCAAAAATCAGAAAAAATAAATATGGAAGAAAATGCCGGATTTTATGGCATTACCGAAATATTAAAGGTAGAACTCATGCACAGAGTATCCGATTTGTACGGTCCGATTATTTATACACAATTCGGATCGAAAACAGGTTCTATGCCCGACACGCAGGAAGAAGCTTATACTGCTTTCTTTAAAGATCTGGATACCGGCATCGCCAAAATAAAAGAAAACATGACTGCAAATCCCGAAGTGGAAAGTTTTGCTAAATTCGACATATTAATGCCTAGCGGAAAAAGGACTTATGCCGAATGGATTAAGTTTGCAAACTCATTAAGGTTACGTTTGGCTATACGCATCGCAATGGTCAACCCAGGCTTAGCTAAAACCGAAGCTCAAAAAGCATTATCAGATGATGGCGGATTGTTGGAAGCCAATGACGACATTGTTGCCGTAGCTACCGCCTCGGGTTATGGCAATCCTTTCGGCGAAATTAATAAGAGTTGGAGTGAAGTTTACATGAACGCCAATATGGAATCTGTAATGGGCGGTTATGAAGATCCCCGTCTGGAAAAATACTTCGACAAGGCAGCGGGAGCGGATGCAGAAAGTCAGATAATTTACAAAGGGACTTATAAAGGGATTCGTCAAGGCACCGGATTTAACCATAAGAATTATATCGGCCATTCAAGAAGTACCGTTTCACAAACAACCGATCCTGTGCTTATGTCGGCTGCCGAAGTATGGTTCTTACGAGCAGAAGCAGCATTGAGAAGCTGGTCGGCCGAGTCGGTGCAAAGTTGCTATGAACAAGGGATAAGAGCATCATTTACTCAATGGGCAGCCAAAGATGTAGATGCTTATTTAGAAAACACCAAAAGTCCCAAAAATTACATTGATGCATTCAAGGTTGAGAATAATTGTGATGCAGTAAACACAACGACACCCAAATGGAATGCCAACGCAACGAATGAAGAAAAGCTAGCCAAAATAATTACTCAAAAATGGATTGCATGCTATCCTGAAGGATGCGAAGGATGGGCAGAACAAAGACGTACGGGATATCCGAAACTTTTCCCTGTGCTGGTTAATGATAGTAAAGTAATTGATACAGCCAAAGGGCCACGGCGTTTGAACTTTTCTGTCGGAATAAAGACGGCAAACCCCGAACAATATGCCGCATTGGTTAAAGCTTTAGGAGGAAACGATGATTGTGCCACTGATTTGTGGTGGGATAAAGGTGTAAATTTCTAA
- a CDS encoding TonB-dependent receptor, whose translation MRKISMKGLFCPKSLVSKQILLTMKITTFLLLFVTFQAYCENGYSQNAKVSITNSNLNVGELLSQIEAQTEYLFVYNKKNVDVKRIVSVHAENKTVAKVLDEAFYGTNIKYIMEGQNIVLTKNEANSLSAQQNKISIKGAVTDVKGDPIIGANVLEKGTTNGTITDIEGKFALEIDNAATIIVSYIGYKTQNITTNGRTNVNIKLEEESLVLDNVVVTAMGIKRKEASLTYSTQQVSGDELVRAKDPNLINALTGKTAGVQITKSSSGLGGSAKVSIRGSRSINGNNQPLYVIDGVPMLNSSNEQAATAIGGTADAGNRDGGDGISNLNPDDIESMSILKGASAAALYGSQAANGVILITTKKGKAGIQKVTFSSNLTVDHAVSLPEFQNHYAMDPEAKNSWGEAKQLKDYNNVDHFFQNGLTAINSVSLTNGNEKLQTYFSYANTTAKGIIEKNKMQKHNLNFRETANFFNDYLKLDANATLMTQTIKNRPTSGGYYMNPLVGLYGFPRGEDMAEYKNNFEVYDASRNMNVQNWYTSYQDMEQNPYWITNRVKSNDKRTRAIASLTANVKITDWLNIQARGTADYTHDQYAQKMYASTAPAIAGLNGRYIDLNHTETLYYGDVMAMINKKWNDFAINGAIGSSINSTTVNSLRLDSKTASLYYPNVFTVSNIKMTQSAYIDEQINQKRVLQSIFGTAQLGWKESLYLDLTARNDWSSTLAFTKQNSFFYPSVGLSWVLNNTVKLPKYISFGKVRASWSKVGNDLPLYISNTIAGSNDIIGAGGAIITYSQAPFDDLKPEMSTSYELGTEWKFFDYRLDFDFTYYKTNTKNQLFTLPSSAGAEYKYYMVNAGNIQNEGFEITLGGTPLMTKNFRWKTQFNFSTNSNKIIKLHPDLKTFVYGDEGFSSSYSMRLVEGGSFGDIYGKAFERDDKGNIVYTTDSDGDKIPNVIGEGNTIKVGNSSPDFMLSWSNTFTYKGFSLYFLLDGRFGGDVLSQTQAELDQRGASLATGKARDAGYVNLEGTQINPRKFYTAVSGRAGCTEYYMYDASNIRLRELSLSYSLPKTWLAKTNLVEDVQISLIGRNLFFISKDAPFDPDAVLSTGNDNQGIDVFGMPTTRSMGFNIKLTF comes from the coding sequence ATGAGAAAAATTTCTATGAAAGGGCTTTTTTGCCCAAAAAGTTTAGTTTCTAAGCAAATATTACTAACTATGAAGATTACAACATTCCTTCTTCTGTTTGTAACATTTCAGGCTTATTGTGAAAACGGATACTCTCAGAATGCCAAAGTAAGCATTACAAACTCTAACCTGAATGTGGGCGAATTACTATCCCAGATTGAAGCCCAAACAGAATACCTGTTCGTCTACAACAAAAAAAATGTAGATGTAAAACGCATTGTTTCTGTTCACGCAGAAAATAAAACTGTAGCGAAAGTACTCGATGAAGCATTCTATGGGACGAACATCAAGTATATAATGGAAGGACAAAACATTGTCCTCACAAAGAATGAAGCAAATTCCTTATCTGCTCAGCAAAACAAAATAAGCATAAAAGGTGCAGTGACTGACGTAAAAGGGGACCCGATTATTGGTGCCAATGTGCTCGAAAAAGGCACTACAAACGGTACTATTACCGATATTGAAGGCAAATTTGCATTAGAGATTGACAATGCAGCAACAATAATAGTATCTTACATAGGGTATAAGACACAAAACATTACAACAAACGGAAGAACAAATGTAAATATAAAACTAGAAGAGGAATCATTGGTTCTTGACAATGTAGTCGTTACGGCTATGGGCATCAAAAGAAAAGAGGCTTCTTTGACTTATTCTACACAACAGGTAAGCGGAGACGAACTTGTTCGTGCCAAAGATCCTAATTTAATCAATGCACTGACCGGTAAAACGGCCGGAGTGCAAATCACCAAAAGTTCATCCGGTTTAGGCGGATCGGCTAAAGTCTCTATCCGCGGAAGCCGTTCAATTAACGGCAACAACCAACCTCTTTACGTTATTGACGGGGTACCAATGCTAAATAGCAGCAATGAGCAGGCAGCAACCGCTATCGGTGGAACGGCCGATGCCGGCAATCGCGACGGAGGTGATGGTATTTCAAATCTGAACCCGGATGATATTGAAAGCATGAGCATTCTAAAAGGTGCTTCGGCAGCAGCACTCTATGGCTCCCAAGCAGCTAATGGCGTTATTTTGATTACTACAAAAAAAGGAAAAGCAGGGATACAAAAAGTAACCTTCTCATCAAACCTGACAGTAGATCACGCCGTAAGTCTTCCCGAATTTCAGAATCATTATGCGATGGACCCCGAAGCAAAGAACAGTTGGGGAGAAGCAAAGCAACTGAAAGACTATAATAACGTTGACCACTTTTTCCAGAACGGACTGACTGCAATCAATTCTGTTTCTCTCACCAACGGAAATGAAAAGTTACAAACATACTTCTCGTATGCAAACACAACAGCGAAAGGAATCATTGAGAAAAACAAAATGCAGAAACATAACTTAAATTTCCGCGAAACCGCAAATTTCTTCAATGACTATCTGAAGCTCGATGCGAATGCAACCCTGATGACCCAGACGATAAAAAATCGTCCAACATCCGGTGGTTACTACATGAATCCACTCGTTGGCTTGTACGGATTCCCCCGGGGAGAAGACATGGCTGAATATAAAAATAATTTCGAAGTCTATGACGCATCCAGAAATATGAATGTACAAAACTGGTATACATCCTATCAGGATATGGAACAAAATCCTTACTGGATTACGAACCGGGTAAAAAGCAATGATAAAAGGACACGTGCCATCGCTTCCCTCACTGCAAATGTCAAAATTACAGACTGGCTAAATATTCAGGCCAGAGGAACAGCCGATTATACACACGATCAATACGCACAAAAGATGTATGCATCTACAGCCCCGGCCATAGCGGGTCTAAATGGTCGCTATATTGATCTTAACCATACGGAAACATTGTATTATGGCGATGTTATGGCCATGATAAATAAAAAATGGAATGATTTTGCTATAAATGGAGCCATTGGTAGCAGCATAAACAGCACAACGGTAAATTCCTTAAGACTGGACTCTAAAACAGCATCCCTATATTATCCGAATGTGTTTACCGTGTCTAACATAAAGATGACACAATCTGCCTACATTGACGAACAAATCAATCAGAAACGAGTTCTTCAATCAATTTTTGGTACAGCACAACTGGGATGGAAAGAAAGCTTGTATTTGGACCTTACGGCACGCAACGACTGGTCCTCAACATTAGCCTTTACAAAACAAAACAGTTTTTTCTATCCTTCCGTCGGTTTATCATGGGTGTTGAACAATACCGTAAAACTGCCTAAATACATTTCTTTCGGCAAAGTAAGAGCCTCTTGGTCTAAAGTAGGAAATGACCTCCCGCTATACATAAGTAACACAATTGCAGGGAGCAACGACATCATTGGTGCAGGAGGAGCAATTATAACATATTCGCAAGCTCCGTTTGATGATCTTAAGCCCGAAATGAGTACTTCATACGAGCTGGGTACAGAATGGAAGTTCTTTGATTATCGGTTGGATTTTGATTTTACATACTACAAAACCAACACAAAAAATCAACTATTCACCTTACCGTCATCTGCCGGAGCTGAATATAAATACTACATGGTAAACGCAGGTAATATTCAGAACGAAGGATTTGAAATTACTCTGGGCGGAACTCCTCTTATGACAAAAAACTTCCGTTGGAAAACCCAATTCAACTTCTCCACAAACAGCAACAAGATAATCAAGCTCCATCCGGATCTGAAAACGTTTGTTTATGGCGACGAGGGTTTCTCTTCATCCTATTCCATGCGATTAGTAGAAGGTGGATCTTTCGGCGACATCTATGGGAAAGCGTTTGAACGTGATGATAAAGGGAACATCGTATATACCACAGATAGCGACGGAGACAAAATACCGAATGTAATTGGTGAAGGGAACACGATAAAGGTAGGCAATAGCAGTCCGGATTTCATGCTAAGCTGGAGTAATACATTTACTTACAAAGGATTCTCTTTATATTTCCTACTTGACGGCCGCTTTGGAGGTGACGTGCTATCACAAACTCAAGCGGAACTTGACCAAAGAGGCGCCAGCCTTGCCACCGGAAAAGCCAGAGATGCCGGCTACGTAAATTTAGAAGGTACTCAAATTAATCCTAGGAAATTTTATACCGCTGTAAGCGGGCGGGCCGGTTGCACCGAATATTATATGTACGATGCTTCAAACATCCGCTTACGCGAACTTTCACTCAGTTATTCACTCCCCAAAACATGGCTGGCAAAAACAAATTTGGTGGAAGATGTTCAAATCTCATTAATTGGGCGAAACTTATTTTTCATCTCCAAGGATGCACCGTTTGATCCGGATGCCGTTCTGTCAACAGGAAATGATAACCAAGGAATTGATGTATTCGGTATGCCTACTACAAGAAGCATGGGCTTCAATATTAAACTTACATTCTAA
- a CDS encoding FecR family protein codes for MNQSILYRYFKGNASEKEEREVLKWVNESDDNYKTLQKERLLYDIALFSEKKQQTRLKINRRVIPIIRWGIQIAAVVLICLSSYLLLNEHQYSSTAHVQTMTVPAGQRAQITLPDGTRIWLNSKSSISYAADFGRKERTIDLDGEAYFEVAKNKKIPFYVNTETNKVRVVGTTFNVCAYKGSNEFETTLVEGFVDIYPANSDKLITHLVKNELFSARGAYHKKSKVTSYDNLRWKEGFYCFDDSSFKEILDKLEKYYNISVTINNTQALDYRCTGKFKEQDGPEHILKVIQKDHKFTYRINDEKDSIFIK; via the coding sequence ATGAATCAGAGCATATTATACAGATACTTTAAAGGAAATGCTTCCGAGAAAGAAGAAAGAGAAGTCCTCAAATGGGTTAATGAGTCGGATGATAATTATAAAACTCTTCAAAAAGAACGACTATTGTATGACATAGCCCTTTTCTCTGAGAAGAAACAACAAACCAGACTAAAAATAAACAGACGTGTCATCCCTATAATAAGATGGGGCATACAAATTGCTGCGGTAGTCTTGATTTGTCTGAGTTCCTATCTCCTTTTAAATGAACATCAATACAGCAGTACTGCACACGTACAAACAATGACTGTTCCTGCCGGACAACGGGCGCAAATTACGTTACCTGACGGAACAAGAATCTGGCTAAATTCAAAATCTTCTATCAGTTATGCAGCAGACTTCGGCCGTAAAGAAAGAACGATAGATTTGGATGGAGAGGCCTATTTTGAAGTAGCTAAAAACAAGAAAATACCATTCTACGTCAACACGGAAACAAACAAAGTAAGGGTTGTGGGAACAACCTTTAATGTCTGTGCATATAAAGGATCTAACGAATTTGAAACAACCCTGGTCGAGGGATTCGTCGATATATACCCCGCAAACAGCGACAAGCTGATCACCCATTTAGTAAAAAATGAATTATTTTCTGCACGGGGAGCTTATCACAAAAAAAGCAAAGTTACCTCCTACGATAATTTAAGGTGGAAAGAAGGGTTTTATTGCTTTGACGATTCTTCATTCAAAGAAATACTGGACAAGCTGGAGAAATATTATAATATCAGCGTAACCATAAATAACACTCAGGCACTAGACTATCGATGCACAGGAAAATTCAAAGAACAAGACGGACCGGAGCATATTCTTAAAGTCATACAAAAAGATCATAAATTCACTTACCGCATAAACGATGAGAAAGATTCTATTTTCATTAAATAA
- a CDS encoding RNA polymerase sigma-70 factor, translated as MSESNDSYNLTLFSRFFEENQTKFLSFAYSYTRSKTVAEDILMEAMMALWDNYKLWEEDANPRKLLLTIIKNKALNYLAHQQVRMRAEENISSHSQRELSLRISTLKACEPDMIFNTEIQSIVRKALEHVPEQSKRIFLMSHFENTSNKKIAEQFGISIKSVEFHITKVLKVLRHELKDYLVSFFF; from the coding sequence ATGTCTGAATCCAATGATTCTTATAATCTAACGCTATTTTCTCGTTTTTTCGAAGAAAATCAGACTAAATTTCTATCATTCGCTTACTCATATACAAGAAGCAAAACAGTCGCAGAAGACATTTTGATGGAAGCAATGATGGCTCTTTGGGATAACTACAAATTGTGGGAGGAAGATGCTAACCCCAGAAAATTACTACTGACTATTATCAAGAACAAAGCTCTTAACTACCTGGCACACCAGCAAGTACGCATGCGCGCCGAAGAGAACATCAGTTCTCATAGCCAAAGAGAACTATCTCTACGAATCTCTACACTGAAGGCCTGTGAACCGGACATGATCTTTAACACCGAAATACAAAGCATCGTGAGAAAGGCGCTTGAACATGTGCCGGAACAGAGCAAACGGATTTTTTTAATGAGCCATTTCGAAAACACATCAAACAAAAAGATAGCAGAACAATTTGGCATATCAATCAAGAGTGTCGAATTTCACATTACAAAAGTGCTTAAAGTACTTCGCCACGAATTAAAAGATTACCTCGTCTCCTTCTTTTTCTAA
- the pnp gene encoding polyribonucleotide nucleotidyltransferase, producing MINPIVKTIELGDGRTITLETGKLAKQADGSVMLRMGNTMLLATVCAAKDAVPGTDFMPLQVEYKEKYAAFGRFPGGFTKREGRASDNEILTCRLVDRALRPLFPDNYHAEVYVNIILFSADGIDMPDALAGLAASAALAVSDIPFNGPISEVRVARIDGKYVIDPSFEQLAKADMDIMVAATYENIMMVEGEMNEVSEADLLEAMKVAHEAIKVHCKVQMELTEEVKKAVKREYCHEVNDEELRTAVHNACYAKAYAVAESGNKNKHEREDAFKAICEEFKATLSEEELTEKKALIDRYYHDVEKEAMRRCILDEGKRLDGRKTTEIRPIWSEIGYLPGPHGSAIFTRGETQSLTSVTLGTKLDEKTIDDVLFHGKERFLLHYNFPPFSTGEAKAQRGVGRREIGHGNLAHRALKKMIPANYPYVVRVVSDILESNGSSSMATVCAGTLALMDAGVKIKKPVSGIAMGLIKNAGEEKYAVLSDILGDEDHLGDMDFKVTGTKDGITATQMDIKVDGLSFDILERALNQAKEGRMHILGKILETIQEPRAEMKDHAPRIETLTIPKEFIGAIIGPGGKIIQGMQEETGATITIEEVDGIGRIEIAGTNKQAIESAIRIIKGIVSVPEINEVYKGKVRSIMPYGAFIEFLPGKDGLLHISEMDWKRLETVEEAGIKEGDEIEVKLIDIDPKTGKFKLSRKVLLPRP from the coding sequence ATGATTAACCCAATTGTTAAGACGATCGAGTTGGGAGATGGCAGAACCATCACACTCGAAACGGGAAAATTGGCAAAACAGGCAGACGGATCCGTCATGCTGCGTATGGGAAATACCATGCTGCTTGCAACTGTTTGTGCCGCTAAAGATGCAGTTCCCGGAACAGATTTCATGCCTTTGCAGGTAGAGTATAAAGAAAAATACGCAGCCTTTGGTCGCTTCCCCGGCGGTTTTACAAAAAGAGAAGGAAGAGCTTCTGATAATGAAATTCTCACCTGCCGCCTTGTCGACCGAGCGCTCCGTCCTTTATTTCCTGATAATTACCACGCCGAGGTATATGTAAACATTATCCTCTTTTCAGCTGACGGTATTGATATGCCGGATGCTCTGGCAGGACTCGCAGCTTCCGCTGCACTGGCTGTTTCAGACATTCCTTTTAATGGCCCCATATCAGAAGTACGTGTAGCACGTATTGATGGCAAATATGTAATCGATCCTTCTTTTGAACAATTGGCAAAGGCCGATATGGACATCATGGTAGCAGCTACCTATGAGAACATTATGATGGTAGAAGGCGAAATGAACGAAGTTTCTGAAGCTGATTTACTGGAAGCAATGAAGGTTGCTCATGAAGCAATTAAGGTTCACTGCAAAGTTCAAATGGAGCTAACTGAAGAAGTTAAAAAAGCAGTAAAACGTGAATATTGTCATGAAGTTAACGACGAGGAACTTCGCACAGCCGTTCACAATGCCTGCTATGCAAAAGCTTATGCTGTTGCAGAATCCGGCAATAAGAATAAGCATGAACGCGAAGATGCCTTCAAAGCTATTTGCGAAGAATTCAAAGCAACTCTTAGCGAAGAAGAACTAACTGAAAAGAAAGCCTTAATTGACCGTTATTATCACGACGTCGAAAAAGAAGCAATGCGCCGTTGCATTTTAGACGAAGGCAAACGTCTTGACGGACGCAAGACAACTGAGATTCGTCCTATCTGGAGCGAGATCGGTTACCTACCGGGACCTCACGGATCGGCTATCTTCACGCGTGGAGAAACCCAATCACTTACTTCCGTGACATTGGGAACCAAATTAGACGAAAAGACCATAGACGATGTATTGTTTCATGGTAAAGAACGTTTTTTATTGCATTATAACTTTCCTCCTTTCTCTACAGGCGAAGCTAAAGCCCAACGTGGTGTAGGCCGTCGCGAGATAGGACACGGAAATCTTGCCCACAGAGCTCTTAAGAAAATGATCCCCGCCAATTATCCTTATGTTGTACGTGTAGTATCGGATATCTTGGAATCAAACGGATCTTCTTCTATGGCTACTGTTTGTGCCGGAACATTGGCCTTAATGGATGCAGGTGTTAAGATAAAGAAGCCAGTATCCGGAATCGCAATGGGTTTAATCAAAAACGCCGGAGAGGAAAAATATGCAGTACTTTCTGACATTCTTGGCGATGAAGATCATCTTGGAGATATGGACTTTAAAGTTACCGGAACAAAAGATGGTATCACCGCTACTCAGATGGATATCAAAGTAGATGGTTTATCTTTTGATATTTTGGAGCGCGCTCTGAATCAGGCAAAAGAAGGCCGTATGCACATACTTGGAAAAATATTGGAAACAATTCAAGAGCCTCGTGCTGAAATGAAAGACCATGCTCCCCGCATCGAAACATTGACTATTCCTAAAGAATTTATCGGAGCTATAATAGGCCCTGGTGGAAAGATTATTCAGGGAATGCAAGAAGAGACCGGAGCTACTATCACTATAGAAGAAGTTGATGGCATAGGCCGAATCGAGATAGCAGGTACAAACAAACAAGCAATTGAAAGTGCAATACGCATCATTAAGGGTATTGTATCTGTGCCAGAAATCAATGAAGTATACAAAGGAAAAGTTCGCTCTATTATGCCATACGGTGCATTCATCGAGTTTCTTCCTGGAAAAGACGGATTACTCCATATTTCAGAAATGGACTGGAAACGTCTTGAAACTGTAGAAGAAGCCGGAATCAAAGAAGGAGACGAAATTGAAGTGAAGTTAATTGATATTGATCCGAAAACGGGTAAATTCAAACTTTCAAGAAAGGTGTTACTTCCACGTCCTTAA
- a CDS encoding TlpA disulfide reductase family protein gives MKKVSLVILAILVFSSCNSGPKFNVKGSVSGAAGKTLYFEASGLEGIVTLDSLKLKKDGAFSFRGLRPESPEFYRLRIGEKVINLSIDSIETVSIAAPYATFSTSYSIKGSDNCAKIKELTLKQNKLQADVDVLTKSARAGIVTNDVFEDSLAVLLKRYKDDVKINYIFAAPNTAAAYFALFQKLNNYLIFDPLNNKEDIKCFAAVATSLSNSYPHADRSENLYNIVIKGMKNTRTPRQTTLEIPQDKISETGIIDIALRDLKGNVRKISDLKGKVVLLDFTIYQSAVSASHDFTLRDLYKKYASQGLEIYQVSLDADEHFWKTSVDNLPWICVRDANGIYSTIAKMYNVKQVPSYFLINRKNELSARGEDLKDMDTAVKALL, from the coding sequence ATGAAGAAAGTATCTTTGGTAATTCTTGCAATACTGGTTTTTAGTTCTTGCAATTCTGGCCCTAAATTTAATGTAAAAGGAAGTGTTTCCGGAGCTGCCGGGAAAACTCTTTATTTTGAAGCCTCCGGTCTTGAGGGTATCGTAACCCTTGATTCTTTAAAACTGAAAAAGGATGGTGCGTTTAGTTTTAGAGGGCTTCGTCCCGAATCTCCTGAATTTTATCGTTTGAGAATAGGTGAGAAGGTGATTAATTTATCTATTGACTCTATCGAAACGGTGTCAATCGCTGCTCCTTATGCCACTTTTTCTACGTCTTATTCGATTAAAGGATCTGATAATTGCGCAAAAATCAAGGAACTTACGTTGAAGCAAAATAAACTACAAGCGGATGTAGATGTCTTGACTAAATCGGCTCGGGCAGGGATAGTAACCAATGATGTTTTTGAGGACAGTCTGGCTGTTCTATTAAAAAGATATAAAGACGATGTGAAAATTAATTATATCTTTGCTGCGCCCAATACTGCTGCGGCTTATTTCGCTCTGTTTCAGAAACTTAATAACTATTTAATTTTTGATCCATTAAACAACAAGGAGGATATTAAATGTTTTGCAGCTGTAGCGACCAGCCTTAGTAACTCCTATCCACATGCTGATCGTTCGGAAAATTTATATAATATTGTTATTAAAGGGATGAAAAACACCCGTACACCCCGACAAACTACGCTAGAGATTCCTCAAGACAAAATATCAGAAACGGGTATAATTGATATTGCATTGCGAGATCTGAAAGGCAATGTACGTAAAATCAGTGATTTGAAAGGGAAAGTTGTCTTATTAGACTTTACTATTTATCAGAGTGCCGTTTCCGCTTCTCATGATTTCACTTTGCGTGATCTTTATAAAAAATATGCATCTCAAGGCCTTGAAATTTATCAGGTCTCTCTCGATGCAGATGAACATTTTTGGAAAACATCTGTAGATAATTTGCCTTGGATTTGCGTACGGGATGCAAATGGCATTTATTCTACGATAGCTAAAATGTACAATGTAAAACAAGTACCTTCTTATTTCCTTATTAACAGGAAGAACGAGCTTAGTGCTCGCGGAGAAGACCTGAAAGATATGGATACTGCGGTTAAGGCATTGCTCTAA
- the greA gene encoding transcription elongation factor GreA gives MAYMSEEGYKKLVEELRVLETVNRPEMSRQIAEARDKGDLSENAEYDAAKEAQGLLEMKINRIKAIVADAKIIDESKLSTDSVQILSKVELKNVKNNSRMVYTIVSESEANLKEGKMSVSTPIAQGLLGKKVGDVAEIQVPQGRISLEIMSISF, from the coding sequence ATGGCTTATATGTCTGAAGAAGGTTACAAGAAACTGGTTGAAGAACTTAGAGTGTTGGAGACTGTGAATCGTCCTGAGATGTCAAGGCAGATAGCAGAAGCACGGGATAAAGGAGATTTATCTGAAAATGCGGAGTACGATGCAGCTAAAGAAGCGCAGGGCTTGTTGGAGATGAAAATCAATAGGATAAAGGCTATTGTTGCTGATGCGAAGATTATAGATGAATCAAAGTTAAGCACAGACTCAGTGCAAATACTCAGCAAGGTTGAATTGAAGAATGTAAAAAACAATTCAAGGATGGTTTATACTATTGTGTCTGAAAGTGAGGCTAACCTGAAAGAAGGGAAAATGTCCGTAAGTACGCCTATTGCACAAGGTCTACTTGGGAAAAAAGTGGGTGATGTTGCTGAAATTCAGGTTCCACAGGGTAGGATAAGTCTTGAAATAATGAGCATCTCGTTTTAA
- a CDS encoding HIT family protein, with amino-acid sequence MATIFSKIIAGEIPCYKVAENDKFFAFLDINPLVKGHTLVVPKQEIDYIFDLADADLAAMHVFAKNISRAIELAIPCKRVGVAVMGLEVPHAHIHLIPINKESDMIISNPKLKLTDQDFATIAESIHEAWLGLD; translated from the coding sequence ATGGCAACTATCTTTAGCAAAATTATAGCAGGTGAAATTCCTTGTTACAAGGTAGCAGAGAATGATAAATTCTTTGCGTTTCTTGATATTAACCCTTTAGTGAAAGGACATACGCTTGTGGTGCCCAAGCAGGAAATTGATTATATTTTTGATTTGGCTGATGCAGATCTTGCTGCAATGCATGTTTTTGCTAAAAACATCTCTCGGGCAATTGAATTAGCTATACCTTGCAAACGTGTGGGGGTAGCGGTTATGGGGCTTGAGGTTCCGCATGCTCATATTCATTTGATTCCTATTAACAAAGAATCGGATATGATCATCTCTAATCCTAAATTAAAACTAACAGATCAAGATTTTGCAACTATTGCAGAATCAATACATGAGGCTTGGTTAGGATTAGACTAG